From the Verrucomicrobiota bacterium genome, the window TGTCCACCACCGCCGCCGCCACACTTTGGGCGGTCACATGGGTATTAAGGTGGTCCGCCACCGCAGACCAGTCCAGTAGCACAATAATGTCACCGTTCGTACCCGTGGATAGATCCACATTCCATGGGCTGCACGTCGCCACCAGGTTGCCCACCGATCCCGTCACCGTGATCGTGCCGGTGTTCGTCGCGCCGCCCAGGTAATTCGTCGCGATGGCATTACGCATGGAGGTGATCCACGCCGGCGAACCGGCCACGCTCGGGTTGTATCCATGCGTGATGAGCGTCACGCCTTCGGCTTGGACCCCGAGGGGCAGGCAGAGGACGCTGGCCAGCAGCCCGGTGCGCAGGGCAGACACGATCCGACGGCAAGCCGTCGGGAGGGAGGTGCGGATGGAGTTCATAGTTTTCATAGGGTTGTTTCTAAAAAAAAATTCATTAACTGCGTAGCCGCCCGACGTCAGTCGGCGCTAATATTCTGCCCGCAAATACCGTGAAAAATTTTGGTTTTCATATCTACATCATGGTTTAAATCACTCTAGCCTTTTCATTAACTGCGTAGCCGCTCGACGTCAGTCGGCGCTGATATTTCAGCCCGCAAATACCGTGAAAAACTTTGGTTTTCATATCTACATCATTATTTAAATCGCTCTAGCCTTTGGTAAAATAGCGGCATCGTTACCGGCCGCAGCCGTGGGCGTGGTGATGAAACAGCGCAACTCGGTCAGCCGTTCCTTGGGCACGAATCCGCACGCGCCCGCCTCCGTCGCAGCGGCGCGCAAATGCGCGTCGTCGTAATTGGTGACGAATAAAATGCGGGCGATTGGGTTAAGATGGTGAATTTCTCGGGTGGCGTCCAGACCGTCCATTTTCGGCAGCATATAATCCATGAGCACCCAATCCGGATGGTGCGCCGAGAAGAGCCGGATGGCCGCCTGGCCATCCCCGCCTT encodes:
- a CDS encoding response regulator transcription factor, which gives rise to MKVLIIDDHAAMRQTIKSVLNAPGMEFIEGGDGQAAIRLFSAHHPDWVLMDYMLPKMDGLDATREIHHLNPIARILFVTNYDDAHLRAAATEAGACGFVPKERLTELRCFITTPTAAAGNDAAILPKARAI